One genomic region from Terriglobia bacterium encodes:
- a CDS encoding type II toxin-antitoxin system VapC family toxin, which yields MKLLLDTHIWLWSLADPGRLGRRVLKELKDPGNQLWLSAISVWEALLLAEKGRIELPEDRARWVGVATSHFLEAPLTHAIALAAHELSLFHGDPADRFLAATAQVLDLTLVTADERLLGLGDIRSLANR from the coding sequence ATGAAGCTGCTTCTTGATACGCATATCTGGTTGTGGAGCCTGGCAGACCCAGGAAGGCTGGGTCGACGGGTTCTCAAGGAATTGAAAGATCCAGGGAATCAGTTGTGGCTCTCGGCAATCAGCGTTTGGGAAGCATTGCTGCTCGCCGAGAAAGGACGGATCGAGCTACCGGAGGACCGCGCCAGGTGGGTGGGTGTCGCAACCTCCCATTTTTTGGAGGCGCCGCTGACGCATGCGATCGCTCTTGCCGCACACGAGCTTTCGCTATTTCACGGCGATCCTGCAGATCGGTTTCTGGCGGCAACTGCCCAGGTGTTGGACTTGACGCTAGTGACAGCCGACGAGCGACTGTTGGGGCTGGGTGACATCCGATCCCTAGCTAATCGCTAA